Proteins encoded together in one Cicer arietinum cultivar CDC Frontier isolate Library 1 chromosome 4, Cicar.CDCFrontier_v2.0, whole genome shotgun sequence window:
- the LOC101510263 gene encoding leucine-rich repeat receptor-like protein kinase PXC1, which yields MIMMMNSVIIFFFFTIYIVPCLTHNDTQALTLFRRNTDTHGRLLTNWTGTDACSASWHGVICSPNNRVTTLTLPSLNLRGPIESLSPLTHLRLLDLHNNRLNGTVAPSLLSNCTNLKLLYLAGNDFSGEIPPEISSLKNLLRLDLSDNNLAGEVPSEISRLTNLLTLRLQNNALSGNIPDLSSAMPNLTELNLTNNEFSGHVPNSLLNKFSKESFSGNEGLCGSKSFPVCSFTENNPLSPEPVQTVPSNPSSFPETSVIARPISESHKGLSPGVIVAIVVANCVALLVVTSFIVAHCCAKGRGYKSNSIMGSEGGKRKSGSSYGGEKVYNGNGGGVDSDGNGTSGTEMSKLVFFDRRSEFELEDLLRASAEMLGKGSLGTVYRAVLDDGSTVAVKRLKDANPCARHEFEQYMDVIGKLKHPNIVRLRAYYYAKEEKLLVYDYLSNGSLYALLHGNRGPGRIPLDWTTRISLVLGAARGLCRIHAEYSAAKVPHGNVKSSNVLLDKNGNACISDFGLSLLLNPVHAIARLGGYRAPEQTEQKRLSQQADVYSFGVLLLEVLTGKAPSLQYPSPAARPRIDEEEQTVVDLPKWVRSVVKEEWTGEVFDQELLRYKNIEEELVSMLHVGLACVVPQPEKRPTMVDVVKMIEDIRVEQSPLGEDYDESRNSLSPSIPTTEDGLV from the exons ATGATCATGATGATGAACTCtgtcatcatcttcttcttcttcacaaTCTACATTGTACCATGTCTAACACATAATGACACACAAGCACTCACCCTCTTCCGCCGCAATACCGACACACACGGCCGCCTCCTGACTAACTGGACTGGCACCGACGCCTGCTCCGCCTCATGGCACGGCGTCATTTGCTCCCCAAACAACCGTGTCACGACTCTCACTCTCCCTTCCCTCAATCTCCGAGGACCCATAGAATCTCTCTCTCCTCTCACCCACCTCCGCCTCCTCGACCTCCATAACAACCGCCTTAACGGTACCGTTGCACCTTCTCTCCTCTCCAATTGCACAAATCTCAAACTTCTCTACCTCGCCGGAAACGACTTCTCCGGCGAAATCCCACCGGAAATCTCCTCCCTGAAAAACCTCCTCCGCCTTGACCTCTCCGACAACAACCTCGCCGGCGAAGTTCCCAGCGAAATATCCCGCTTAACCAACCTGCTCACTCTGAGACTTCAGAACAACGCACTCTCCGGCAACATCCCTGACCTCTCATCCGCCATGCCGAATCTCACAGAACTCAACTTAACCAATAACGAATTCTCCGGTCACGTGCCAAACTCATTGCTGAACAAATTCAGCAAAGAAAGCTTCTCCGGTAACGAAGGTTTATGCGGTTCAAAATCGTTCCCGGTTTGTTCCTTCACCGAAAACAACCCTCTTTCTCCTGAACCGGTTCAAACCGTTCCTTCAAACCCAAGTTCGTTCCCTGAAACAAGCGTAATCGCAAGACCAATAAGTGAATCTCATAAAGGGTTAAGCCCTGGCGTTATCGTAGCAATAGTTGTTGCAAATTGCGTTGCATTGTTGGTTGTTACTTCGTTTATTGTTGCTCATTGTTGTGCTAAAGGGAGAGGGTATAAAAGTAATTCCATAATGGGTAGTGAAGGTGGGAAGAGAAAAAGTGGGAGTAGTTATGGTGGTGAGAAGGTGTATAATGGAAACGGTGGGGGTGTTGATAGTGATGGGAATGGGACAAGTGGAACTGAAATGAGTAAGCTTGTGTTTTTTGATAGGAGAAGTGAGTTTGAGTTGGAGGATTTGTTACGTGCTTCTGCTGAGATGCTTGGGAAGGGTAGTTTGGGAACTGTTTATAGGGCAGTGCTTGATGATGGTAGTACTGTTGCTGTTAAGAGGCTTAAAGATGCAAACCCTTGTGCTAGACATGAGTTTGAACAGTATATGGATGTCATTGGGAAGCTTAAACACCCTAATATTGTTAGACTTAGAGCTTATTATTATGCCAAGGAAGAAAAGCTTCTTGTTTATGATTATCTTTCAAATGGAAGCTTGTATGCTCTTCTTCATG GGAACCGTGGACCGGGGAGGATTCCATTGGATTGGACAACAAGAATAAGCTTGGTGTTAGGAGCAGCAAGAGGGCTTTGTCGGATTCATGCAGAGTATAGTGCAGCAAAAGTACCTCATGGAAACGTGAAATCATCTAATGTGCTACTTGACAAGAATGGCAATGCTTGCATATCTGACTTTGGCTTGTCACTGCTGTTAAACCCTGTTCATGCAATTGCAAGATTGGGAGGGTACAGAGCACCTGAACAGACAGAACAAAAGAGACTGTCTCAGCAAGCTGATGTGTACAGTTTTGGAGTGTTGCTGTTGGAAGTTCTCACAGGGAAAGCTCCTTCGTTGCAATATCCTTCCCCAGCAGCTCGTCCTCGTATCGATGAAGAGGAGCAAACTGTGGTCGATCTTCCCAAATGGGTTCGATCAGTTGTGAAAGAAGAGTGGACTGGAGAGGTTTTTGATCAAGAACTTCTGCGATACAAGAACATTGAGGAAGAGCTTGTGTCGATGCTACATGTTGGTTTGGCTTGTGTGGTGCCGCAGCCAGAGAAGAGGCCAACTATGGTAGATGTTGTTAAGATGATTGAGGATATCAGGGTGGAGCAATCTCCTCTAGGGGAGGATTATGATGAATCGCGCAATTCACTTTCACCTTCCATTCCCACCACAGAAGATGGTCTTGTTTAG